The following coding sequences are from one Acipenser ruthenus chromosome 7, fAciRut3.2 maternal haplotype, whole genome shotgun sequence window:
- the LOC117415391 gene encoding coiled-coil domain-containing protein 3-like: MLPVLITLCFIIYQVQPGLGCQLPSDWRHLSEGCRAELAEIIVYAKVLALHQDVYSMYNYLPYQYEGSEGGLFYSAEIELLCDQAWGSMLEVPAGSRLNLTGLGYFSCQSHTVVQNYSYIFFLRMDENYNILPHGVNFQDAIFPDTHENRRTFSSLFQFSNCSHGQPPQMFSNDWEVQEDSRLLCSSVQMALFEEEDRTKRLQEKVAVLEKRNKQLRDRVKKVKRSLRQARKNSRRMEQANKKLQEKLVEAVSEHGPHPNSPSIFLKV; this comes from the exons ATGCTTCCTGTATTAATAACCCTTTGCTTTATAATATATCAAGTGCAACCCGGTCTGGGATGCCAGCTTCCTTCTGATTGGAGACACCTCAGTGAGGGATGCAGAGCTGAGCTCGCAGAGATTATAGTGTATGCCAAGGTGTTGGCGCTGCATCAAGACGTGTACAGCATGTACAATTACTTACCATACCAATATGAAGGCAGCGAGGGGGGGCTCTTCTACTCGGCAGAGATTGAGCTGCTCTGTGACCAAGCCTGGGGCAGTATGTTGGAGGTGCCCGCTGGATCTAGACTGAACCTCACTGGTCTGGGCTACTTCTCCTGTCAGTCACACACTGTTGTACAAAACTACTCCTACATCTTTTTTCTTCG GATGGATGAAAACTATAACATACTTCCTCATGGAGTGAATTTCCAGGATGCGATCTTCCCAGACACCCATGAAAACAGAAGGACCTTTTCCAGCCTCTTTCAGTTCTCCAATTGCTCTCATGGACAGCCCCCCCAGATGTTCAGCAATGACTGGGAGGTACAGGAGGACAGCCGG CTCCTGTGCTCCTCTGTGCAGATGGCCCTCTTTGAGGAGGAGGATCGTACAAAGAGGCTGCAGGAGAAGGTGGCTGTCCTGGAGAAGCGCAATAAGCAGCTGCGAGACCGCGTCAAGAAGGTCAAGAGGTCACTGAGGCAGGCCCGCAAAAACAGCCGGCGTATGGAGCAAGCTAACAAGAAACTGCAGGAGAAACTGGTAGAGGCAGTCAGCGAGCACGGCCCCCATCCTAACTCGCCCTCCATTTTCCTTAAGGTGTAA